The following DNA comes from Mesorhizobium sp. B2-1-8.
CGCGCGACCAGAAGTAGTAACCCAGCCCCATCGGGCCGGCGCCGAGATAGAGCCCGAGGGCGAGATCCACCCCGGTGGGCCATGCGACGCCTTCGCGAGCGGACCATATGAGCGTCAAGGCGACGCCAACCAGCGACGAGGGCAGCAACAGGCGGTCCGGCGAGGTGGTGAGCCGTCCCACCATCACCGAATAGAACGCCATGCACAGCGCAGACCCGAATGCGGCCAAATAACCGGCGAGGTCACCCTGGAACCAGGTGCGGTCACGTCCTCCCGAAATCACTAGCGCGACGCCGACGAACCCAAGGGCCGCGGCAAGGCCCAGCAAAACCGGACGCCGGGGATTGTCGAAGGCAATCACTGCCGCGGCAACCATCAAAGGCCAGGTGTAGGCCACGAGATTGGCTTCGATCACCGGCATCGAGGCAAAGGCGACATATTGCAGCACCATGGTGCCGACCAGACCGATAAGACCGACCGCGAGCGGCACCAGCGCGGTATTCGCCGTGACTGCTGCGGCTTTCTCGCCGCTGCTCAACCGGATCACCGCGAAAACCAGGGCAGCTCCCACAAATTGCAGGAACTGCACCTGCGACACCGGGTGACCGGCCAGCAGGGATTTGCCGACCAGCGCATTTGTCGACCACAACGCCACCGCGCCGGTGGCGAAGACAAGCGCGGATATCGAGCCTGATCCATGCCGAAAGAATTGGCATTGGGCTCTATGTCTGCGTTCGACCATGATCCTGTCCGAAAACCGGTTCCCACTTTTCGGGATCATGGGTCGCTACCATGATTCCCTGGCTCCGCCCGGAACCGCCGCTTCGGCGGGGGCCGGCGTCGGATGTTCCGCCTCGAACCGGCGATAGGCCGGCAGCTGGTTGGTCCACACATCTTCGGCCAGTTCGTTGACCCACTCGCGGTCGTGGTCGTTGTCGGCGGCAAGATAGAACATCCTGTTGTCGTCGACATAGGGCTTGGCCACGGAGCGCTGGTTGAGCACCAGCGTGACGCGCTCGCCGAATTGGATCGGCGCCGTGCGATGCAGGACGCCGAGGAACTGCCCGAGCGTCGCGTAGTTCATCTTGTGATCGATGCGCATGATGCGGTTGCGCGGAATCTCGCGGCCGGATTCGAGAATGGCGCGCCCGGTCTCGGAATCGTCGCAATAAATTTCGAGATGGCCGCCGACCAGCGGATCGCTGATCGACAGCGGAATGAGTTCGGTGACCGGAACGCCGTCGCAATGCCATTCGACGGCGCCATCCCTGGGATTCATGAAGGTAACGGTCGAACCGACGATCGACAGCGGATAGGGCTCCAGCTGCGTGCCCATCATGTCGGACAGCCGCTCCAGGCGCAACTTGTCGTTCAGCAACTCCTTGATTTCCGGGATGAAACGGTCGGCGCCGGTGATGAAGGTCAGATCGAGGTGCTTGTGCACGGCATGGCTGGCCTTGAGCTTCAGGGCGGCCTCCTCGATCGCGGCAAGCAGTGCCGGATCGTAGCCATGCAGATACTGCGCGACGCCGAAGCTCGACACTTTCCAGGCGGTTTCGTGGCCGATAATGGCCTCGCGGCTCATCGCATAGCGCAATTCGGGTACGGTATGTGCGTTCATTGTACTTCTCCAAGTGGGGGGCAAACACTTGGTTAACAGTCGATTAAATTAGCACCCCCTGTAAAATTAGGAATGCTAGTGCTACCGTAAGCCAAGCTTAAGGTCGAAACCGTGCGTCTGCTCAGTCAGGTCAACCTCAATTCGCTGAAAATCGTGGAGAGTGCTGCGAGGCACGGCAATTTCACGCGTGCCGGCGAAGAACAGTTCATCACCGCTTCGGCGGTCAGCCAGCGCGTCAAGAGCCTGGAGGATCAGCTGCGCTTCAAGATTTTCCAGCGCGGCGGCAATGCGGTGTCGCTGACACCGGAGGGCGAGACCTATGTCTCGCGCGTTCGCGAGGCACTGGAGCGCATCGTCGCCGCCAGCATGGAAGCGACCGGGCAATCACAGGAACATGTGCTGAAGATATCTGTACTGCCGACATTTGCCGCGCGCTGGCTGTTTCCGCGCCTGCCACTCTTTCAGCAGCAACATCCCGATATCGTGATGCGGGTTTCGACCTCGTACGCGACGCATGAATTCACGACTTCCGAATTCGATCTCGAAATCCGCTATGGCGACGGCCACTTCAACGGGCTGCCATCCGACCTGCTGTTTCGGGAAGACCTGACGCCGGTGTGCAGCCGCAAGCTGTTCCATGAAGTTCTCGGCGACAAGCCGCTATCAAAGGTCACACCGGACGACCTCAAGCACTTCACGCTGCTGCATTCCGACACCTGCACCCAGAACTGGCAATCCTGGCTTGGTTTCGCTGGCGCCAGCTTCGTGCTCAGCGAGACCAAAAGCATCTATTTCGACTCGTGCATGATGTCCTACGAGGCGGCCAACTCCGGAATGGGTTTTGCCGTTGCCAACCGCGCCTATATGGCCAGCGATATCCGCGCCGAAAAGCTGGTCGCTCCCTTTGCCGTTCATCATCCGAACACGGCCGGTTGGTACTTTGTCTCGCCCCACAAGAGCTTTGCCGCACGCAAGGTGCTGTTGTTCAAGCAATGGGTGATGGCGGAAGCGGCCATGACGCAACGCCAGTTGGACAGCGAAATCACCGACTTGGCTTCCGAGGCTGTCTGAAATTCGGACTGGTCCTCATTTGCCGCTCGATGACCGCAGGCGAGAGAAATCGGGAATCATCGACTAATGGGCGTCCAATCCAGGCAACCCGCCTTGGTCGGGGATCTCGTTGAACTCAGGCCCCTTCAGCCGGAGCATTCCGCAGCGCTTTTGAGCGCGGCCGCGGATGGCGAGCTATGGAACCTGAAGGCCACCGTGGTTCCTGGGCCAGGCGCGATCAATGGCTATATTGCCAACGCCCTGGCTGGACGACAGGCTGGGACCGCCATGCCATACGCGATCGTTCTGCGCGCCACGGGCTTGATTTGCGGTAGTACGCGGTTCTGGAAAATCGATCGCGCTAACAGAAAGTTGGAGATTGGGCACACGTGGCTCAGCAGTTCGGTCCAGCGATCGGCCGTCAACACCGAGGCTAAATACCTTCTCCTGTTCCATGCATTTGAGGTCATGGACTGTGTTCGCGTGCAATTCACCACCGACGAACTCAACGACGCGTCGAGAGCGGCCATTTTAAGAATAGGGGCGAAACAGGAAGGAATCGTTCGCAACGAACGGATCATGCCGGACGGCCGGAAACGCAATTCCGTCCGGTTCAGCATCATCGATTCCGAGTGGCCGGACGTGAAGGCGATGCTGCGGCAAAAAATGCGGCGATAGTCGGCGCGAACTGTTCGCCTTCGAATTTAGAACGAAACCATATGGATCAGGCGAAGGCCCTGCCCTCCTCGGTCCGCTGAAAATGCGCCAGATCGAGCGGCAGGGAAGGGCGGCCCAGAACCGTCAGGATCATATGCGCCTGGCCGCGGTGATGGGTCTGGTGGTTGAAGACATGAGCCAGCGCGGGCGCCAGACGCTGCGAGACGGTGCGCATGTCCGATACGGTCATATAAGTGAAACGACCCGACAGCGCCTTGTCGTTCAAGCCGCCGAGCCAGTCGATGATGCGCCGGTCCTCGGCCTCGCGCGCTGTCCTCAGGACAGGCAAAGCCCGGTACAATATGGCGTCCAATGTCGTCGGCGCGGCGCCTTCGCCGGTGA
Coding sequences within:
- a CDS encoding DMT family transporter; the encoded protein is MVERRHRAQCQFFRHGSGSISALVFATGAVALWSTNALVGKSLLAGHPVSQVQFLQFVGAALVFAVIRLSSGEKAAAVTANTALVPLAVGLIGLVGTMVLQYVAFASMPVIEANLVAYTWPLMVAAAVIAFDNPRRPVLLGLAAALGFVGVALVISGGRDRTWFQGDLAGYLAAFGSALCMAFYSVMVGRLTTSPDRLLLPSSLVGVALTLIWSAREGVAWPTGVDLALGLYLGAGPMGLGYYFWSRALKLGGSGKVAVVAYLTPIASTLLLTLSGERLTTTAIAGAILVIGSCVAVGLERSEAQDYV
- a CDS encoding LysR substrate-binding domain-containing protein; amino-acid sequence: MRLLSQVNLNSLKIVESAARHGNFTRAGEEQFITASAVSQRVKSLEDQLRFKIFQRGGNAVSLTPEGETYVSRVREALERIVAASMEATGQSQEHVLKISVLPTFAARWLFPRLPLFQQQHPDIVMRVSTSYATHEFTTSEFDLEIRYGDGHFNGLPSDLLFREDLTPVCSRKLFHEVLGDKPLSKVTPDDLKHFTLLHSDTCTQNWQSWLGFAGASFVLSETKSIYFDSCMMSYEAANSGMGFAVANRAYMASDIRAEKLVAPFAVHHPNTAGWYFVSPHKSFAARKVLLFKQWVMAEAAMTQRQLDSEITDLASEAV
- a CDS encoding GNAT family N-acetyltransferase translates to MVGDLVELRPLQPEHSAALLSAAADGELWNLKATVVPGPGAINGYIANALAGRQAGTAMPYAIVLRATGLICGSTRFWKIDRANRKLEIGHTWLSSSVQRSAVNTEAKYLLLFHAFEVMDCVRVQFTTDELNDASRAAILRIGAKQEGIVRNERIMPDGRKRNSVRFSIIDSEWPDVKAMLRQKMRR
- a CDS encoding DinB family protein, with the protein product MKQHFMMFAAYNQWANGRIYDAADDLNDEEFNRDVGAFFGSLMATLNHLLVADRIWMKRFTGEGAAPTTLDAILYRALPVLRTAREAEDRRIIDWLGGLNDKALSGRFTYMTVSDMRTVSQRLAPALAHVFNHQTHHRGQAHMILTVLGRPSLPLDLAHFQRTEEGRAFA